In Larimichthys crocea isolate SSNF chromosome IV, L_crocea_2.0, whole genome shotgun sequence, a genomic segment contains:
- the LOC104922901 gene encoding amyloid-beta A4 precursor protein-binding family A member 1: protein MSHKYQGEASGEAGEEHKAPPRSRQPNGTSPGEAPVRRSWRPCQMLNQDGEPNPHHHHHHHHHPPHHHHQPPTGRGPPRHRRRPQSGHGQGQSQAQSPGQTIVVSPSRPEEGEIRETEPRPVQQPRPAVARYRRHGDPNPRLRGQRQRPPIREVQDSSPGANDRESPAELQVQQHSSGDPVMDQLQDRGSPHQTPVAVVTPTHLSPGPATHNMQLHSRHAPPAKAEEDLQECKVECEEEPKEVKEKEEDQEQAEDDGDHHSDTGRSSHDDMQVVDGAEERAERVEEDQEEVMDDVAEDIAAQGSEITDLCSDTESAASLSMDGPLHSPPPLQSPTPPSSPDVPPFPQLDHFSEETSLSPLPDNDLLPDDEEEEEEDEEDEDDDEDCSESCSLSRFTSSSESYPKTYADFYSESHQKSYTEPVYESYPEPKSHPNSFPEPLKTSYPELHREPRRQSGWRTEPIEAQQESRQEPFTSHRHENVQKGAPSSSTKSSHYAPRQGRDRASHHPPQDRSVGCRLHHYDGQSDGEGDSADQSPVPKNRRQAPRQAETQAKSSSSGQSSSGEAQEERNMAGLHGEECTRGSGDAISMAIKDIKEAIEEVKTKTVRSPYTPDKPVDPIWVMRQEVSPTEDAYPLQTTADHSSPHSPSQSASESPSRYAPVPAREPVSPLRVESARALHPQHYHQQQPQQNHHHHQGHHSQQRDTARPPQQTYAKPQQYAHVPPNQHQQRQHPHQQQQTQHQQQHQQLPAQQPRPQVQPLSPPQQPSVQEIRRSLPQFPTFVDVPGPCDPEDLIDGIIFAATYLGCTHLLSERTPTKSARMQQAQEAMSRVRAAQKQAKNRKKSPDGEAPSTAEVDLFMSTQRIKVLNADTQESLMDLPLRTISYIADIGNMVVLMARGKMVRSRSAQENLDNTAEQTTMTHDDRRLYRMICHVFESEDAQLIAQSIGQSFSVAYQEFLRANGIDPEDLSQREYSDLLNTQDMYNDDLIHFSKSENCRDVYIEKQKGEILGVVIVESGWGSILPTVIIASMMHAGPAEKSGRLNIGDQIMTINGTSLVGLPLSTCQSIIKGLKSQSRIKMNIVRCPPVTMVLIRRPDLRYQLGFSVQNGIICSLMRGGIAERGGVRVGHRIIEINSQSVVATPHEKIVQILSNAMGEIHMKTMPAAMYRLLTAQEQPVYI from the exons ATGAGCCATAAGTATCAGGGAGAGGCATCTGGGGAAGCAGGTGAGGAGCACAAGGCGCCCCCAAGGAGCAGGCAGCCCAACGGGACGTCACCCGGGGAAGCTCCTGTACGTCGGTCCTGGAGGCCATGTCAGATGCTCAACCAGGATGGAGAACCGAAtccccatcatcatcaccatcatcatcaccaccctcctcaccaccatcaccaaCCACCCACAGGTCGTGGACCCCCTCGGCATCGTCGACGACCTCAGTCAGGGCATGGGCAGGGCCAAAGCCAGGCTCAGAGTCCTGGTCAGACCATAGTGGTTTCTCCTTCCAGGCCAGAAGAGGGCGAGATTCGAGAAACCGAGCCTCGTCCCGTCCAGCAGCCCCGCCCTGCTGTTGCCCGTTACCGGCGACATGGCGACCCTAACCCCAGGCTCAGAGGTCAAAGACAGAGGCCCCCGATCAGAGAGGTGCAGGACTCGTCACCTGGTGCAAATGACAGGGAGAGTCCAGCAGAGCTGCAGGTACAGCAACACTCATCAGGTGATCCTGTAATGGACCAATTGCAGGACCGGGGATCTCCTCACCAGACTCCAGTTGCTGTTGTCACCCCCACCCACCTCTCACCTGGTCCTGCGACCCATAACATGCAACTTCACTCCCGACACGCTCCTCCTGCTAAGGCGGAGGAGGACCTCCAGGAGTGTAAAGTGGAGTGTGAAGAGGAACCAAAGGAAGTtaaggagaaggaagaagacCAAGAACAGGCAGAGGATGACGGAGACCACCACTCAGACACTGGTCGCTCCAGTCATGATGACATGCAGGTGGTCGATGGAGCAGAGGAGCGAGCGGAGAGGGTCGAAGAGGATCAGGAAGAAGTGATGGATGATGTGGCGGAGGACATTGCAGCTCAGGGAAGTGAAATCACTGATCTCTGCTCTGACACAGAGAGCGCCGCCTCGCTCAGTATGGACGGACCTCTCCACAGCCCACCGCCCCTTCAGTCCCCAACTCCTCCTTCGTCCCCTGACGTTCCACCTTTCCCTCAGCTGGACCACTTCAGTGAGGAAACCAGCTTGAGCCCTCTGCCTGACAACGACCTGCTACCcgacgatgaagaagaagaagaagaagatgaagaagatgaagatgatgatgaggattgCTCTGAGTCATGCTCGCTGTCTCGTTTCACCTCCAGCTCTGAATCTTATCCAAAAACCTATGCAGACTTTTATTCAGAGTCCCACCAAAAATCCTACACGGAGCCTGTTTATGAGTCATACCCGGAGCCAAAATCCCATCCTAACTCTTTTCCCGAGCCCCTTAAGACCTCCTACCCTGAATTACACAGAGAACCTCGCAGGCAATCTGGTTGGAGGACAGAGCCTATTGAGGCCCAGCAGGAGTCCCGCCAAGAGCCCTTTACCAGCCATAGACACGAGAATGTACAAAAAGGggctccatcctcctccaccaagAGCTCCCATTATGCCCCGAGGCAGGGCAGAGACCGCGCTTCACATCACCCCCCTCAGGACCGCTCTGTTGGCTGCCGGCTGCACCACTATGACGGACAGTCTGACGGTGAGGGTGACAGCGCCGATCAAAGTCCCGTTCCCAAAAACCGCAGGCAGGCACCCAGGCAAGCTGAAACCCAGGCCAAGAGCTCCTCGTCTGGGCAGAGCAGCTCTGGAGAAGCCCAGGAGGAGCGGAACATGGCGGGTCTCCACGGGGAGGAATGTACAAGGGGCTCAGGAGACGCCATCAGCATGGCGATTAAAGACATTAAGGAGGCGATTGAGGAGGTGAAGACTAAGACAGTCCGCTCCCCCTACACACCTGACAAGCCTGTGGATCCCATTTGGGTGATGAGGCAGGAGGTCAGCCCCACAGAAGATGCGTACCCACTGCAGACTACAGCTGACCAT TCTTCTCCTCACTCCCCCTCGCAGTCAGCGTCTGAGTCTCCATCCCGCTACGCTCCTGTTCCGGCCCGGGAGCCGGTTAGTCCTCTGAGAGTTGAGTCAGCCCGAGCGCTTCATCCCCAACATTACCACCAACAGCAGCCCCAACAaaaccatcaccaccaccaaggCCACCATTCACAGCAGAGGGACACGGCAAGGCCGCCGCAGCAGACGTACGCGAAGCCACAACAGTATGCACACGTGCCGCCCAATCAGCACCAACAGCGTCAACATCCGCATCAACAGCAACAGAcccaacatcaacaacagcatcAGCAGCTTCCAGCTCAGCAGCCGCGTCCACAAGTTCAGCCACTGTCGCCTCCACAGCAGCCGTCTGTCCAGGAG ATTCGCAGATCTCTTCCTCAGTTTCCGACATTTGTGGACG TCCCAGGACCGTGTGACCCCGAAGACCTGATTGACGGCATCATCTTTGCTGCCACCTACCTGGGCTGCACCCACCTGCTGTCGGAGAGGACGCCCACAAAGAGCGCCCGCATGCAGCAGGCGCAGGAAGCCATGAGCAGAGTGCGG GCTGCTCAGAAGCAGGCAAAGAACAGGAAAAAG AGCCCCGACGGGGAGGCTCCGTCCACCGCCGAGGTCGACCTGTTCATGTCCACGCAGAGAATCAAAGTCCTCAATGCAGACACTCAG GAGTCTTTAATGGACCTGCCACTGAGGACGATCTCCTACATAGCCGACATCGGGAACATGGTGGTGCTGATGGCCCGGGGGAAGATGGTGCGGTCCCGCAGCGCGCAGGAAAACCTGGACAACACAGCTGAGCAAACCACCATGACCCACGATGACAGACGGCTGTACAGGATGATCTGCCACGTCTTCGAGTCCGAGGAT gcccAGCTCATCGCTCAGTCCATCGGTCAGTCCTTCAGCGTCGCCTACCAGGAGTTTCTCAGGGCAAACGGCATCGACCCCGAGGACCTGAGCCAGCGGGAGTACAGCGACCTGCTCAACACTCAGGACATGTACAACGACGACCTCATCCACTTCTCCAAGTCAGAGAACTGCAGAGAC GTTTACATCGAGAAGCAGAAAGGAGAGATCCTGGGTGTGGTGATAGTGGAGTCGGGCTGGGGCTCCATCCTCCCCACCGTCATCATCGCCAGCATGATGCACGCCGGCCCGGCCGAGAAGTCTGGCCGACTCAACATCGGAGACCAGATCATGACCATAAACGGGACGAGTCTGGTGGGTTTACCGCTCAGCACCTGCCAGAGCATCATCAAG GGTCTCAAGTCTCAGTCCAGGATCAAGATGAACATCGTCAGGTGTCCCCCTGTCACCATGGTGCTCATCCGCAGGCCGGACCTCAGATACCAGCTGGGCTTCAGCGTCCAGAACGGCATC atctgCAGCCTGATGAGGGGAGGCATcgcagagagaggaggtgttCGCGTCGGTCACCGCATCATCGAGATCAACAGCCAGAGTGTCGTGGCGACGCCTCACGAGAAGATCGTTCAGATTCTGTCCAACGCCATGGGAGAG ATCCACATGAAGACGATGCCTGCAGCCATGTACCGTCTGCTGACAGCACAGGAGCAGCCCGTctacatctga